Below is a window of Humulus lupulus chromosome 2, drHumLupu1.1, whole genome shotgun sequence DNA.
gctaaaatttctaaaatatgaCTGCAATAATGTCAAAATCGCTCATGAAGTTTCAGCTCCAGCTCAGACACAGGCTCCaactattttattttctttataaaaatacCATACTTTTCTATAAAGAcaaataaatcaaatcaaaattaaatatttctaaatcataaatatatataattaaatccaTAATGTGTATTTTAACTCATAAAATTCTTTATAGcccaaaaattacaaaataacaaaaacaaaacttAAGTGATAGGATCCAACCAAGTCTTCAATAAATATTAgtaccctttttttttttgggaagttGACTTCAAAATTATGATCAATCATTTGAAGCAACACATTGATCTGAAATTATATGAGCAAGGTAGTCTTATTAATCATGAAATATAAAGGccataaacaataaaataataatagtaaagtTTGTGGATCTAAAATAATGATTCATTATTAAGCAGCTTGCGTTATTCTAATAAAAATCTAAaatctaaaataattattttaatagttGATATAGCAAGTATGaacacaaacacaaacacaaattATTTATACAAATTAAACAACACTAAATTTGGTTTATCAATAATGTAAATGAAGACTAAATTTATTCCCTtaaatttgataaaaaataatatataattaatctaACCAtacattttaaaatatcaaaatattgctTTTAAAACCTCCAAATGGGTATCATAAAGTGGCCACGTGATAATTGAAAAGaaaaatcaataattaatttgaacattttaAGATTTAGCCAATGTTCCCTAAAAACATTGTActaaatattaatatattaaaaaaaagtcgTCTCTCTCTTTAGCGAATATTTGgcttataaataatataaataaaattattatattatatcaCTTAAACAGTCAACTATTTTTGTTGGTAGCGAAAGTAAGTTTTATTGTCTTATTGAAGTTTGATGTAGCTGTCAATTTCTAATATCAACCAAACTCACTCaacttaatttattattataataataataagttgGAAAGCTGGCTCTTTATCCCTTGAACTTGGTCTTCTTTTCAGGTTGACTAACACCTTCAAATAGACACACTTGCATGGTTCTTTCTCAtaaccaaaaccaaaaccaaaaccaaactCACTACATTACTTGATTAATCTCTGCTTCTAATTACTACTTACAGCCCATCCATGACTACGCCGATCGCAATTTTCCAAGGCTGTGTGAGCACCACTGGCGCCGGTCGCTCGACTGCAGTGACGGGAGAAACCAAGAACGACGGCGACGAAAGCGAGGTAACGTACACGATTTGCAAGGGTGTACACTCGCTGATGGAAACCATCGATATCAATCAATCGCTGGCGGTTGGATTTGGCCCCCTCGGATCAGTTGATCAGAAGATGAAGTTCGTCAAGGAGCTGAAGATCACCAGCGAGAGCTTGGCAATTGTTGTGCACGCTCGACATGTGGAAGGAAAGCAGGTTCAGACGAGCGCTCGATTGGTATCTGACATCGTTCCGCCCGTCGGTGACAGCGCTCTGCGCGACTTCTTTCTCCATTACGGCGACGTATATGTTTCCTCGATCACCACCGGGggggaatatattggagtctactCATTCTACACAGAAACCAAAAGCGACCAGATGAAGTTGGAGGTGCAGCTGAAGGGCCAGGGAATCTTCGAGTTCGGCACGGTCAATGCCGATCTTAAAGTGAAACTGGGGCAGGCCGTTAAGGATTCCAATACACAGGTTTCATTCAAGCAGATGATGTTGGGGCTGCACGTTGAGTTGCCCGACCAGGACGACATGGTTGAGTTTGCGCGCAAGTTTCCGAGCCAGCAACTCTCTTCACCCAAGGTTCTTTCATTTGAAACGACCGGATATGAACACGTTGTCGGCGTTTCCAACGGATTCAACCCCATCGCATCAAATCGGGATATATTAGTGGGCACGGGACGCGAAGATCTGGGCCTGGCAGGGGATTTCTCCAAGATATCCAACCTGATCGACCAAATCGGCGTAATACGATCATTCTATGATTTTTACGGTGGATACAGTGACGGTGAGCTGAGCGCCGTGGCCGACAAAGCAAAACAGGACTTGGTGTCGCTGAAGAATACATTTTCCGCTTTTCAAAGAGATCCGATCTCGGTTCCCAGCAAGCCACAGCTGCCGTCCCTTTCCAAAGGTACGCCGCAGCTCCAATACTCTGTCAATTTCTCCGACCAGTTTGGTGAAGCACTACGAACCTGCACCAAGTACCCATTTGACTTGTTCACGGGGGTCGATAAGTACATCCAGACCAAAACCAGGATTACCGGCATTCAGATGCAAAGCGATTTTTTTGTAAACAGACTCAGCGTCGATTTTGAATCGGCCACGGGGGGAAGCCGGACGGAGAGCTATGGGAGCGACAGGGGAGACTGGGGTAACAAGCTGGTGTTTGGAGATGGCCATTTTATCAAGAAAATCTCTGGCCGATATGGATACGATGTTGATTGCCTCGACATCGTTCTCGATGATGGAAGATCGCTTTTCGCTGGCGGTGGTGGCGGAGGAGAGTTCTGCTTTCCGGAGTACAGCGAACTCCCCGAAGGTAGTTTCATTGTGGGATTCAGGGGGCTCTCTTCATGGACCATCCACCAGATCCAGTTCATCTATGTGGCCTTCGAGCCGGCCAAATGGTCGTCTTCTTGAGCTTAAGCAAGCAAGCCACTACACCTGATAACTCTGcaaattaaataataaagtgtACTACTTCTACTGTTCTAGCTACCTAGATACTCGAGTTGATGGCAGAGCAGAGTGCTATATTACATGTGTGTTTTTCATTCACTTTGATTTATTTGTGTGTATTTGGATTTTAATGATTTTTGTGCGGTTTTGTATTCGTTGTATTTAATAATTAACTTCTGCTtcgaaaaaatcaaataacaacACTCCTACCTACCACTACAAGACACATACACATGCCACACAAGAGGGACCTATACTTCGTTTAAAAGTACAATACACCAAAACAAAAATAGTATACACTCCATCTCCAATAAGCATTATTAATCATTAATAACAAATGTTTTTGTTTATATAATTTATGGGCATTGCTGAAGTGGAGACTCTAATAACGTCTCCACCGGTGGGGACGTTTATTTTGCACCCTTTGATCAAATAAAGGGGTGTGATTTTCCTAATATTTGGTCTATCTCTCTCATAactattctctctctctttccctcaCAATCGAACCCATTCACATTCAcaactattctctctctctcttccgaaTCTGTTTCCTGCTCTTGTTAGGCTAGTAAGACGAATCTATTTACTTCAAACTAGTCCGGCCATTGATCTCTGCTGTACCTGGAATCCAAGTAATCCATCCGCTTGTGATTGCTTTTATTGAATCACTGTATATAAGGCCTGCAAACTATTACCTCGTATCGCCTAGGGAACactatagaagaaaaaaaaatcaagactgtaagaaaaattaaagaaaattaggaagaaattttgtttttaaaaaaaaattcaatttaaaatTTGTGGAGTTAGATAAATATTTTACTTTGTTATCGATAGGtatcgatagagatcgatggggACTCGATGATACAGACTTTGGGACTTTTATAgcatacctcgataggcatcgatagagatcgatggggCCTCGATGGCATAGgcttctgggtagcttaaggaaatacctcgataggaatcgatttaGATCGATGGCGCCTCGATGGCACAGGCTtttgggtagcttagggaatacctcgataggcatcgatatagATCGATGGGGCCTCGATGGCACAGGCTTCTGGGTAGCTGagggaatacctcgataggcatcgatagagatcgatgggcctcgatggtccgtctttttgggtagtttagggaatacctcgataggcatcgatatgACTCGATAAGGGACCTCGATGACACTCTCGGAATTTTAGAACATACCTCGAttggaatcgataggactcgatgatacaagaCTTTTTTAATTTGAGAACacacctcgataggactcgatagggaCTTCATAAGACTCGAGCTTACatggctttgggatttttaggacccaCATAGATAGGACTCGATATGACTAAACAATATTCTCTGTTACTTATGGGAAGGCtcaataattataattttcataTGCTATGTCTCAGCACAATCTATAAAATTGCTTTGCTCCTATTTGGTACCTTTAATGGTACGTAGAACAACTATAGTTTccaccaaaataataaaaaacctaCATTATTTTGAAGACGTTACCTTCATATAATTGCAGGTGTTATAAGGCAACTCCAACTAGTAATTAAAGTGGGACATCATATACCAAAATTTTCAGAACAACTAACAACCACCACTGCTGTACAAACAGCCACTGCTATGCTATACCATGATTCTTGTCTTCAGTATAAAAACTTGAAATAGGACAGGGTGGTGTTTATAAATGTTTATTCTTAATTAAAGTGGGACAAATATATGAAGCTCTATAATAGAAAATGCTTAATATGCCATGGtagtttttataatatattttatttgtcttCAATATATGCAAGTAGGGGCTGATTCATCATTGTTCATTTTAATAATACATCACACAGAGAGCTTCGGAACAACCACAGACGAAGATGGAGAGAGAGACGATGGAGAGAAGCCGGTAGAGAAGATAAACTGAGGTGGATTACAAACAGAGAACTCTGTTTCGGAAGAGAGTttcggaagagagagagagaatagttcTCTGTTTGTAATTGTGACAGAATAGTTATCTGAATGGGTTGTGTCAATGGATTCGGAATTGTGAGGGAATGAGAGAGAGTTAGAACAAGGATAGATCACAGCTGTTAATTTGATCAAATGGTGAAGAAAAAAAACGTCTCCACCGGTGCAGACGTTTTTACCGTCTCCACATAAGAAATTGCCTATAATTTATTACTCCtcctccactattttgtgtctgTATAGATAGatagtttattaattaattaataacaagtgtttttgtttttatattattcaAGTCTAGACAAAATGGAAAATACTTGAGCAGGATAACCATGACAAGTAGTCCTTTGGTAATTAAAAATTTGAAGTGGAGATAATATAGCCAAATCAAATCAGGATGATGTTTTTATCAGTAGTAGAGGTGATGAGGATAGGATCCTCGTAAGTAATGGTTTCACAGCCCACCTCTACGAGGTTAAAACAATTTCTtttaaattacttagttttattctatTTTGGAGGTGATGATGACGATGATCAATGGAAGGAaactacttatatatatatatacatatttaacttAATTCAACAACATATATTATAAGCAGAAGATGAGAAGTGGTGAATTGAAGTTTATATATAATTTCACAGGCAAAATATATCCATTTCCATAACAATAATTTTTAtacaattaaatttaaaattatataaacaACACGCCCGAAATTGGAACATTATAACATACTGAAATCTGTCTCTCTACATATTTTAGTTAGTTGTTGACAATGGTAATAAACAGATGCATTGAAGAAGAAGACAAAACTACTAAAGAAACGCCTAACAATCAAGAACTAGTGCCTTAGATTACATTAGAAATAATATAGTTTCCTGCAAAAGATGACAACCCTATGAAAAACTTGTTAATCATGATGTTGCAAGGTTTCGCTTGGTAGCTTCCATTTTCAAAAACAGGTCTTTGATTTCTGCATCCATTCTCATTTTCATACTGAAGTATTCGCGATTTTCTCGCTCTTGAGCCTGCAGTTCTTCAAATTTTTGTTTACGCAACCGCTCAGCTTCAGCCAAGTGCAAGTTGGCAATTCTACTAGCATACTCATCTTCGATCTTTCCATTTTTGGCAATGGCTATCCGTTGCAGGCTGTCTGCATCCCTTCTTGCTTCATCTGCCCTTGTTTGGAACATTTTGGCCTCTGCTTGTTTAATTCTTACAATACTCTCCAGCTCATCGAAAAGAGGTTCCTTGGGAGTGTTTGTGCGCAACTCCAAGTCCACACTGCGCTTGTCATTTCGGTCATGGCTGTAACTAGGAAGTAAACTTGCAGGTATTTCCAACTGAGGAACCTTTTCCGAATATACCGATTTAAGCCATGCAGGCTCTAGGCTTGGCCCAGCAATCCCACTCCCACTGCTGCTTCCTTTACCTTGTTCCTTCCCAGATGTTAAAGACATATTGTTTAGCTTGAAAGAATCAACATCTGCAATAAAATGATCTATAATTAGAAACCCTATGAAGATTCTATAGATACAAGGGTGAAAGAAAGTTACTAATGCAAAATCAGATACAAAATCCTATAAATCATACAAAACTTGTATTATCCCACATAACAATAACATTTCTTTTTCCCACTTTCAACTATTAGAGTTTTAAAATTCTAAAGCCGAAGCACAAACAGGAATAAGCATAAAAAAGACCAAGTTCTCGTTTaggtaaataaataataaatttaccgTTTAAGAAGGTCATTATATAACTGTAAACTTCAGGAAGGTCAGTCTTATTTTTCAATCTTGACAACATCTGACCAGCAATCTCATAGAGTCGTTTCCCTCTCAAGTCCTTGCTTGCAGCAAAAATTCTCTTGACATATTCAAGTTCCTTGGAAAGAGTTTCAGCTGACCAGTCCTTGgcaaaattttgaaaaacttcTTTCACAAAGCCAAACATCTCAGATGGGTGATCACAGGCAACACAATGGAATTGCATCTCAGATGTTCCTTGTGCCCCCATTGCACTGCGCCCATTTCTAATATAAGAGTCGCGTAACCCACAGTCCGCATGGCACCAGTGAAGACAAACATCACACCCAACCCAACTACATGTATTGGATGCCATGTCATATTTCGAGCAGACAAGACACATACAGGAACTGCAAAAACCCTTCTTCTGAGAGCAAACTTTGCAATCACATTCATCTACAGGCAGTGGACTCCGACAAGCAAGATTTCTGCATCTCAAATTCATAAAAATCTCAGCCAAATCCGAGGATGAAACACTCATTTCTTGCTGAAGAAAATCCGGTAGACCAGTGTTCAGAGCAACCAATATTTCCAACTGTGTCCTATGAGATTTTAGTAGTAATTCCAGGGTTATGTCAGGCCTTTCCAGCAGTTCTTTCTGTAAAGCACCTAATTGCCTACGCTTTTCTCCATTTCGCATGATCTCACAAATGCTATCCTTGAGGCATGATAAGGATTGTCCAGTCATTTCATGAAATGTTCTAGCCATGACATGTATTGGTTCTGACACTATCCGGGAAATGACTGTCTCAACAAATTCAGCCCCACCAATAGGAAAGTGTTCCTGGTCCATTTTAGAACTACTAGTCCTATACAAGCTAGCACTACTTTTTTCTCTCATTAGTCTCTTCCTATCAAAACTGTAACTAGATCCAAGTTCGTGAGAACCAACACTATGAGAAGGTGACCTGACATTATCAGGGTTCCTAGAGTGTCCTGACAATTGCTTATGGAAGCTAAGCTGTCTTTCCAATCCATTAGTTAATTTAGAGCTACCTTCAGGAACCCTAAGATGTTGAGCTTGTGAAGATTGATTGTTTGAAATGGATTGAGGCTGTTGATGAGAACCGTTTCCATTCCCATTCGTTAAGATTCTTTGATAAAAGGAGACTTCATTACTTTTAGGCTCATTCTGAGACAGTGCCTGCCAATCAACCCCCTGAAAAAGGGGACGGCTGCCAACCGACTGTTCAAAGTTATCCATAGAATTCTGTGTCAAAGAACAGCTTGGGTTGTGATAAAATGATTGAGAACCTGAAAAGGACATTGATGCTGTCATCCCATCTGAATTAGTAGGAAATGTATTAGTCAAGGACTGAACGCTTCTTGCATGACTAGGAGAACCCGGGGCTGCACCAATAGGTAATAACACATTTGGCAAGCTAAGAGAAAGATCAAGTGACTCAAGTGTAAGCTTTTCATCCTTATGAATATTAGTACCAGATTGATCAGCTTTCTCTTGTCTTCTAATAGGGGAGCTACCAAATAACTCAAATCCTCTGGTGCTCGGTCCTTCTATATCACTGTCTCTGCAAGTTAAAAGATCTCTAGGTTCTCTTTCATTCCAACTAGCAAGATTCACAGAATTGGCAATATGAGTAGGAGTCACCACTACACTTTTCCCTTTGTCCTTAAAGCTTTGAGCCACACATTCATTTACCTTTGACATATCTTCCTCAGGCACTCCATTCTCCCCTATGACTTCCTTATTCAATTCCCTTTCTTCGACGTCTTCAGCCTTAGCTTCAAGATCAATAACCTTGTCGTGCTTGTGTTGTTCTTCAGATTCCAATGGCTTTTCCTGAACTATTTCTTGTTCTGTATGGTCCTTACATTCATCGTCACCCCTCAAACTTTCGTTCTCTTTCTGATCACCTTCATTACAGGTCTCCCCACTGTCAAGATTTTCGCTAGCCATATTATCCTCATGATTTAGCAGGTTATCGACTTCATCAACCACATCTTTTACTTCAGAAATTCCTTTCTTATTCACTTCCTCCATCTCTTCTTCACATGCTGACTTATTTTTATCCTCCACAACAGTATCGCTCGTATCTTTAGCACTATCGATCTCTCTATAATCAACATCCATTCCAGAACAACCCTGTACATCTTCCTTTTCAGCTTTAACTCCAGGAGCTGATATGGGTTTGGCTTCTTCAGCTTTGGCTTCTGCTTCAAGTTCAGGCTCTGGTTCAAGCTCTCCTTCCTCCATTTCACTGCTACTCCTACTCCCACTCTCAACTTGAACGTCCTCATTTTTCTTCACTTCAACAAACTTTGATTGTTCACTTCCAACTGAATCCTTGGACCAAGTCGGAGACTTAGACTTTGACATTGACTTCCTATCCCTGAATCCTCTTGGAGGAGACCTGACAGGAGACCTAATCCTTGATTGCTCGCTTCCTGAATCCTTTGAATTCGACCATGTCGGGGACCTTACATCCCTAAGTCTCTTTCCTCTCTCCTCTAATCTACTCCTGCTAACTCCTTCATCAAACTCCTTATTCCCACTGCCAAATCTTCGCCAAGATGACACACTCCCTTCTCTCTGTGAGCGGTCACGCTCTGACCGAAACCCTTTAGGGAACTCCCTCCTTGATCCACAGAAGCTCTCTGACCTGTGCATTACATTCCTTTCATACCCTCTACTACTCTCGCTACCACCACCATCTCTATACCGATCAAACCCTTTCCTCCTATCAAAACCATCAAAATCATCTTCTGATCGCTTTCGTACCATCCTGGAGCTCTCCCGG
It encodes the following:
- the LOC133820001 gene encoding protein OBERON 4 isoform X1; protein product: MSKSGGFDIASGLAGKNDKNQTRSNGEKYEKYDRESSRMVRKRSEDDFDGFDRRKGFDRYRDGGGSESSRGYERNVMHRSESFCGSRREFPKGFRSERDRSQREGSVSSWRRFGSGNKEFDEGVSRSRLEERGKRLRDVRSPTWSNSKDSGSEQSRIRSPVRSPPRGFRDRKSMSKSKSPTWSKDSVGSEQSKFVEVKKNEDVQVESGSRSSSEMEEGELEPEPELEAEAKAEEAKPISAPGVKAEKEDVQGCSGMDVDYREIDSAKDTSDTVVEDKNKSACEEEMEEVNKKGISEVKDVVDEVDNLLNHEDNMASENLDSGETCNEGDQKENESLRGDDECKDHTEQEIVQEKPLESEEQHKHDKVIDLEAKAEDVEERELNKEVIGENGVPEEDMSKVNECVAQSFKDKGKSVVVTPTHIANSVNLASWNEREPRDLLTCRDSDIEGPSTRGFELFGSSPIRRQEKADQSGTNIHKDEKLTLESLDLSLSLPNVLLPIGAAPGSPSHARSVQSLTNTFPTNSDGMTASMSFSGSQSFYHNPSCSLTQNSMDNFEQSVGSRPLFQGVDWQALSQNEPKSNEVSFYQRILTNGNGNGSHQQPQSISNNQSSQAQHLRVPEGSSKLTNGLERQLSFHKQLSGHSRNPDNVRSPSHSVGSHELGSSYSFDRKRLMREKSSASLYRTSSSKMDQEHFPIGGAEFVETVISRIVSEPIHVMARTFHEMTGQSLSCLKDSICEIMRNGEKRRQLGALQKELLERPDITLELLLKSHRTQLEILVALNTGLPDFLQQEMSVSSSDLAEIFMNLRCRNLACRSPLPVDECDCKVCSQKKGFCSSCMCLVCSKYDMASNTCSWVGCDVCLHWCHADCGLRDSYIRNGRSAMGAQGTSEMQFHCVACDHPSEMFGFVKEVFQNFAKDWSAETLSKELEYVKRIFAASKDLRGKRLYEIAGQMLSRLKNKTDLPEVYSYIMTFLNDVDSFKLNNMSLTSGKEQGKGSSSGSGIAGPSLEPAWLKSVYSEKVPQLEIPASLLPSYSHDRNDKRSVDLELRTNTPKEPLFDELESIVRIKQAEAKMFQTRADEARRDADSLQRIAIAKNGKIEDEYASRIANLHLAEAERLRKQKFEELQAQERENREYFSMKMRMDAEIKDLFLKMEATKRNLATS
- the LOC133820001 gene encoding protein OBERON 4 isoform X2; the protein is MVRKRSEDDFDGFDRRKGFDRYRDGGGSESSRGYERNVMHRSESFCGSRREFPKGFRSERDRSQREGSVSSWRRFGSGNKEFDEGVSRSRLEERGKRLRDVRSPTWSNSKDSGSEQSRIRSPVRSPPRGFRDRKSMSKSKSPTWSKDSVGSEQSKFVEVKKNEDVQVESGSRSSSEMEEGELEPEPELEAEAKAEEAKPISAPGVKAEKEDVQGCSGMDVDYREIDSAKDTSDTVVEDKNKSACEEEMEEVNKKGISEVKDVVDEVDNLLNHEDNMASENLDSGETCNEGDQKENESLRGDDECKDHTEQEIVQEKPLESEEQHKHDKVIDLEAKAEDVEERELNKEVIGENGVPEEDMSKVNECVAQSFKDKGKSVVVTPTHIANSVNLASWNEREPRDLLTCRDSDIEGPSTRGFELFGSSPIRRQEKADQSGTNIHKDEKLTLESLDLSLSLPNVLLPIGAAPGSPSHARSVQSLTNTFPTNSDGMTASMSFSGSQSFYHNPSCSLTQNSMDNFEQSVGSRPLFQGVDWQALSQNEPKSNEVSFYQRILTNGNGNGSHQQPQSISNNQSSQAQHLRVPEGSSKLTNGLERQLSFHKQLSGHSRNPDNVRSPSHSVGSHELGSSYSFDRKRLMREKSSASLYRTSSSKMDQEHFPIGGAEFVETVISRIVSEPIHVMARTFHEMTGQSLSCLKDSICEIMRNGEKRRQLGALQKELLERPDITLELLLKSHRTQLEILVALNTGLPDFLQQEMSVSSSDLAEIFMNLRCRNLACRSPLPVDECDCKVCSQKKGFCSSCMCLVCSKYDMASNTCSWVGCDVCLHWCHADCGLRDSYIRNGRSAMGAQGTSEMQFHCVACDHPSEMFGFVKEVFQNFAKDWSAETLSKELEYVKRIFAASKDLRGKRLYEIAGQMLSRLKNKTDLPEVYSYIMTFLNDVDSFKLNNMSLTSGKEQGKGSSSGSGIAGPSLEPAWLKSVYSEKVPQLEIPASLLPSYSHDRNDKRSVDLELRTNTPKEPLFDELESIVRIKQAEAKMFQTRADEARRDADSLQRIAIAKNGKIEDEYASRIANLHLAEAERLRKQKFEELQAQERENREYFSMKMRMDAEIKDLFLKMEATKRNLATS